The Gordonia sp. KTR9 genome contains a region encoding:
- a CDS encoding acetyl-CoA C-acetyltransferase, with protein sequence MTEAVIVAAARSPIGRARKGSLKDMRPDDLAAQMVRAALDQVPALDPRQIDDLMLGCGLPGGEQGYNMGRVVSVLLGLDSVPGTTITRYCSSSVQTTRMALHAIKAGEGDVFISAGVETVSRYDKGSADELPGTHNPVFADAEARTVATADSGTDAWTDPRDDGALPDVYIAMGQTAENLARAKNVTREDMDLFGVRSHNLVEQAIADGFYAQEITPVTLPDGTVVRTDDGPRSGVTYDAVAQLKPVFRPDGLVTAGNCCPLNDGAAALVVMSDTKARDLGLTPLARVISTGVTGLSPEIMGYGPVEASKQALARAGMTIDDVDLVELNEAFAAQVIPSARDLGIDPFGDKLNVHGGAIAVGHPFGMTGARITTTLLNGLRAKDKSIGLETMCVGGGQGMAIIYERLS encoded by the coding sequence ATGACCGAAGCAGTGATCGTCGCCGCAGCGCGATCCCCTATCGGCCGCGCCCGAAAGGGTTCGCTCAAGGACATGCGTCCGGACGACCTGGCCGCTCAGATGGTGCGTGCCGCCCTCGATCAGGTCCCGGCGCTCGACCCGCGTCAGATCGATGACCTGATGCTCGGCTGCGGGCTGCCGGGTGGCGAACAGGGTTACAACATGGGCCGTGTGGTGTCCGTGCTGCTCGGACTGGATTCGGTGCCCGGCACGACCATCACCCGATACTGTTCGTCCTCCGTGCAGACCACGCGTATGGCACTGCACGCAATCAAAGCGGGCGAGGGTGATGTGTTCATCTCCGCCGGCGTCGAGACGGTGTCCCGCTATGACAAAGGCAGCGCCGACGAACTCCCGGGCACGCACAACCCGGTGTTCGCCGACGCCGAGGCGCGCACGGTCGCCACCGCCGATTCCGGCACCGACGCGTGGACGGATCCCCGCGACGACGGCGCGCTGCCGGACGTCTACATCGCGATGGGTCAGACGGCCGAGAACCTTGCGCGCGCAAAGAATGTGACCCGTGAGGACATGGATCTGTTCGGCGTCCGCTCACACAATCTCGTCGAGCAGGCCATCGCCGACGGGTTCTACGCCCAGGAGATCACCCCGGTGACGCTGCCGGACGGTACTGTCGTCCGGACCGACGACGGTCCGCGTTCCGGGGTCACCTACGACGCAGTGGCCCAGCTGAAGCCGGTATTCCGACCCGACGGCCTCGTCACCGCAGGCAACTGCTGTCCTCTCAACGACGGCGCGGCCGCCCTGGTCGTCATGTCCGACACGAAGGCGCGCGACCTGGGTCTCACGCCGCTGGCCCGGGTGATCTCCACAGGCGTGACGGGACTCTCCCCGGAGATCATGGGCTACGGTCCGGTCGAGGCGTCGAAGCAGGCTCTGGCGCGCGCCGGCATGACAATCGACGACGTCGACCTCGTCGAGCTGAACGAAGCCTTTGCCGCACAGGTGATCCCGTCGGCCCGAGATCTGGGCATCGACCCGTTCGGCGACAAACTGAACGTCCACGGCGGCGCCATCGCCGTCGGGCACCCATTCGGCATGACCGGCGCACGCATCACCACGACCCTGCTCAACGGACTCCGCGCCAAGGACAAGAGCATCGGACTGGAAACCATGTGCGTCGGCGGCGGCCAAGGCATGGCAATCATCTACGAAAGGCTGTCCTGA
- a CDS encoding thiolase C-terminal domain-containing protein: protein MNALSDKSCIVGIGQTEYTRGTEKTELRLLLEATKNALDDAGLKAHEIDGIVGPPVASTAEQLAANLGIEDLKYASTILMGGASPVVALQTAAMAVASGVAENVLVPLGWNGYTDRRISKVGTDLEGLAGSLGSYYVPHGAVAPVQWYAWLATRHMAEFGTDKDALAEVALSSRSNAQLNPDALMYGRTLSREEYDEARWISKPFQKFDCCLENDGACAVIVSSPSRAKDLRKKPVYIAGVSEGHPYPADDFASREDIFEIGLNKAAPRAFASAGVTHSDIDFMQVYDCFSFIALLQIEAMGFCKRGEVKDFIKDGRLRLTGELPMNTHGGLHSEAHIWGMNHINEAVKQLRGEAGKRQVKDAKTGLVTGWGDFGDGGLAVLRND from the coding sequence ATGAACGCACTTTCTGACAAGTCCTGCATCGTCGGTATCGGCCAGACGGAGTACACCCGGGGGACCGAGAAAACTGAACTTCGTCTTCTTCTCGAGGCGACCAAAAATGCTTTGGATGACGCGGGTCTGAAAGCCCACGAGATCGACGGGATCGTGGGTCCGCCAGTGGCGAGCACGGCCGAACAGCTGGCCGCAAACCTCGGCATCGAGGACCTGAAGTACGCCTCGACCATCCTCATGGGTGGCGCCAGTCCGGTGGTCGCGCTCCAGACTGCAGCGATGGCCGTCGCTTCGGGTGTCGCAGAGAACGTCCTGGTGCCGCTGGGTTGGAACGGGTACACGGATCGACGTATCAGCAAGGTCGGCACGGATCTCGAGGGCCTCGCCGGGTCGCTGGGTTCCTACTACGTTCCACACGGTGCAGTCGCACCTGTTCAGTGGTACGCGTGGCTTGCCACACGACACATGGCCGAGTTCGGTACGGACAAGGATGCGCTGGCCGAAGTTGCCCTGAGTAGTCGATCGAACGCCCAGTTGAATCCAGACGCACTGATGTACGGGCGGACACTCTCTCGCGAGGAGTACGACGAAGCGCGTTGGATATCGAAGCCATTCCAAAAGTTCGACTGCTGTCTGGAGAATGACGGCGCATGCGCCGTCATCGTCTCCTCACCGAGTCGGGCAAAGGATCTGCGGAAGAAGCCGGTATACATAGCCGGAGTCTCCGAGGGGCACCCTTACCCGGCAGACGATTTCGCATCTCGTGAGGACATTTTCGAGATCGGCCTCAACAAGGCTGCCCCGCGCGCGTTTGCGTCTGCCGGCGTCACTCATTCCGACATAGACTTCATGCAAGTGTATGACTGCTTCTCCTTCATTGCACTGCTGCAGATCGAGGCGATGGGATTCTGCAAGCGAGGCGAGGTGAAGGATTTCATCAAAGATGGACGCCTGCGCTTGACCGGAGAGTTGCCGATGAATACGCACGGAGGCCTCCATTCGGAGGCGCACATCTGGGGAATGAACCATATCAACGAGGCCGTCAAGCAGCTTCGCGGTGAGGCCGGTAAGCGGCAGGTTAAGGACGCGAAGACCGGTTTGGTGACAGGCTGGGGAGACTTTGGCGATGGCGGATTGGCGGTACTCCGAAATGACTGA
- a CDS encoding mycofactocin-coupled SDR family oxidoreductase — MTSSLQGKVAFITGAARGQGREHAVTLAQHGANIIALDICKPLSTIPYEMSTSDDLAETVALVEATGQKIVAAEADVRDFDAVQRVVDDGLNQFGQIDIVVANAGVYSFGPLDSVDIELQRWRDIIDINLTGTFHTVKAAVPSMVARGAGGSVLLTSSTAGIRGLRSMADYTATKHGVVGLMRTFANELAPHNIRVNTIHPTGVSTHMVTNPQLVQWYADNPDMANNVSANLLPVDLVEAQDVSQAVLFLASDAARYVTGLEMKVDAGFTERG; from the coding sequence ATGACGTCATCACTGCAAGGAAAAGTCGCTTTCATCACCGGGGCGGCGCGAGGTCAAGGGCGCGAACATGCCGTCACCCTCGCGCAGCACGGAGCGAACATCATCGCTCTCGACATCTGCAAGCCCCTCAGCACGATCCCTTACGAGATGTCCACCAGCGACGACCTCGCCGAGACCGTCGCATTGGTCGAGGCCACCGGACAGAAGATCGTTGCCGCCGAAGCCGACGTACGCGACTTCGATGCAGTGCAACGGGTCGTAGACGATGGTCTCAACCAGTTCGGCCAGATCGATATCGTCGTCGCCAACGCCGGTGTGTATTCCTTCGGGCCGCTCGACAGCGTCGACATCGAGCTCCAGCGCTGGCGGGATATCATCGACATCAATCTCACCGGCACTTTTCATACGGTCAAAGCCGCGGTACCGTCGATGGTCGCGCGCGGGGCCGGCGGGTCGGTCCTGCTGACCAGTTCGACCGCCGGCATCAGAGGTCTGCGGTCGATGGCCGACTACACCGCCACCAAACACGGTGTCGTCGGATTGATGCGCACGTTCGCAAATGAGTTGGCACCGCACAACATTCGCGTCAACACGATTCACCCCACGGGTGTCAGCACACACATGGTGACCAACCCCCAGCTGGTCCAGTGGTACGCAGACAACCCCGACATGGCAAACAATGTTTCTGCCAATCTGCTCCCTGTCGATCTTGTCGAAGCACAGGACGTCAGCCAGGCAGTCCTCTTCCTGGCGTCCGATGCCGCCCGTTACGTCACCGGTCTCGAGATGAAAGTCGACGCGGGATTCACCGAGCGAGGCTGA
- a CDS encoding acyl-CoA dehydrogenase — protein sequence MTHRSLLLSRADLDFLLYDWLRADELTARHRFAEHSRETFDAVLGLCADIATERLAPHNKTNDISEPQFVDGRVVIHDAVKPAVDAIAESGVLAATMDAEVGGLQLPHVVHAACSAWFGAANPGTWSYSFLTIANANLLVEHAAPELVTSFVRPMIEGRFHGTMCLSEPQAGSSLSDITTRAEDAGDGTYRVFGNKMWISAGDHELGDNIVHLVLAKIPGGPPGVKGISLFVVPKFLVDDDGSIGERNDVVLAGLNHKMGYRGTTNTMLNFGEGVHTPGDAPGAVGYLVGQPHQGLAYMFHMMNEARIAVGAGAAALGYTGYLKSLEYARTRTQGRAPDSKNPTLPQVALTEHADVRRMLLAQKSYAEGALGLILFCGKLLDDKTTAENQDDRARAALLLEVLTPIAKSWPSQWCVEANDLAIQVLGGYGYTREYDVEQHYRDNRLNQIHEGTHGIQGIDLLGRKTLMAGGAGLEALETLLRSTIEKARNAGDLAADMAAQLDASLTRLIDVTRRIHKEEDLTVRLANASIYLEAAGHIVLAWVWLEQFLAASERDDVLRQGKHAAATYFYRYELPRTDPQLDLLNGLDRTCVELDPAWL from the coding sequence ATGACACACCGATCGCTCCTGTTGTCCCGCGCCGACCTCGACTTCCTCCTGTACGACTGGCTGCGCGCGGACGAACTGACCGCCCGACATCGGTTCGCCGAGCACTCGCGCGAGACCTTCGACGCCGTACTCGGGTTGTGCGCCGACATCGCCACCGAACGCCTCGCCCCGCACAACAAGACCAACGACATATCGGAGCCGCAATTCGTCGACGGCCGCGTCGTGATCCATGACGCAGTCAAGCCCGCAGTCGACGCCATCGCCGAATCCGGTGTGCTCGCCGCAACGATGGACGCCGAGGTCGGCGGGTTGCAACTACCGCACGTGGTGCATGCCGCCTGCAGCGCCTGGTTCGGCGCCGCCAATCCAGGGACCTGGTCGTACTCGTTCCTCACGATCGCCAACGCCAATCTCCTGGTCGAACACGCCGCGCCCGAGCTCGTCACCTCCTTCGTCCGCCCGATGATCGAGGGACGATTTCACGGCACCATGTGCTTGTCGGAGCCACAGGCCGGGTCGTCACTCAGCGACATCACCACCCGGGCCGAGGACGCCGGAGACGGCACCTACCGCGTCTTCGGCAACAAGATGTGGATCTCCGCGGGTGACCATGAACTCGGCGACAACATCGTGCACCTCGTGCTGGCGAAGATCCCCGGCGGCCCGCCGGGAGTCAAGGGCATCTCGCTGTTCGTCGTGCCGAAGTTCCTCGTCGACGACGACGGTTCGATCGGCGAACGCAACGACGTCGTGCTCGCAGGCCTCAATCACAAGATGGGATACCGCGGCACCACCAACACCATGCTCAACTTCGGCGAAGGCGTCCACACTCCCGGTGATGCACCCGGGGCGGTCGGATACCTTGTCGGGCAGCCACATCAGGGCCTCGCCTACATGTTCCACATGATGAACGAGGCACGGATCGCAGTCGGAGCGGGGGCCGCTGCCCTCGGATACACCGGCTACCTGAAATCGCTCGAGTACGCACGCACCCGGACCCAGGGACGCGCGCCCGACTCCAAGAACCCGACACTGCCGCAGGTCGCTCTCACCGAACACGCCGACGTGCGCAGGATGCTCCTCGCGCAGAAGTCGTACGCCGAGGGTGCCCTGGGATTGATCCTGTTCTGCGGAAAACTCCTCGACGACAAGACCACCGCCGAGAACCAGGACGACCGAGCACGTGCCGCATTGCTCCTCGAGGTCCTCACGCCGATCGCGAAGAGCTGGCCGTCGCAATGGTGCGTCGAGGCCAACGACCTCGCGATCCAGGTGCTGGGCGGATACGGCTACACCAGAGAGTACGACGTCGAGCAGCACTATCGCGACAACCGGCTCAACCAGATCCACGAGGGCACTCACGGCATCCAAGGCATCGATCTGCTCGGCCGCAAGACCTTGATGGCGGGCGGCGCCGGGCTGGAAGCACTGGAGACCCTCCTGCGCTCGACGATCGAGAAGGCCCGCAACGCGGGCGATCTGGCTGCGGACATGGCCGCGCAGCTCGACGCGTCGCTGACCCGACTGATCGACGTCACCCGCCGCATTCACAAGGAAGAGGATCTGACCGTTCGGCTCGCCAACGCCTCGATCTACCTCGAGGCTGCCGGGCACATCGTCCTGGCCTGGGTGTGGTTGGAACAGTTCCTCGCCGCGTCGGAACGCGATGATGTTCTGCGTCAGGGCAAGCACGCGGCGGCGACCTACTTCTACCGCTATGAACTCCCGCGAACCGACCCGCAGCTCGACCTGCTCAACGGGCTGGACCGAACTTGTGTCGAGCTCGACCCGGCGTGGCTGTGA
- a CDS encoding glucose 1-dehydrogenase, whose amino-acid sequence MSSLFDLSGRTAVVTGGSRGIGLMIAQGLLEAGASVVISSRNAEACEAARAQLAEFGEVTAIPADLSQEGECHRLADAVRARHDGVHILVNNAGATWGAPIEEFPADAWDKVLDLNLKSPFFLTQAFLPDLAETATTKSPSRIINIGSVDGLSVPSLPNYSYAASKAGLHHLTRVLAVELGPRSITCNTVAPGPFATKMMARTLEERSDEFIGQTPLGRLGEPDDIAGTVVYLSSRAAGYVTGALLTVDGGLSLNR is encoded by the coding sequence ATGAGCAGCCTTTTCGACCTGAGCGGCCGGACGGCCGTCGTGACCGGCGGCAGCCGAGGAATCGGTCTGATGATCGCGCAAGGTCTCCTCGAAGCCGGGGCGTCTGTAGTCATCTCGTCACGGAACGCGGAAGCGTGCGAGGCGGCACGTGCCCAGCTCGCGGAGTTCGGCGAGGTGACGGCCATCCCGGCGGACCTCTCGCAGGAAGGCGAGTGTCATCGGCTCGCGGACGCGGTCCGGGCGCGGCACGACGGGGTACACATCCTGGTCAACAATGCCGGAGCCACGTGGGGTGCACCGATCGAGGAGTTCCCGGCCGACGCCTGGGACAAAGTCCTCGATCTCAATCTGAAGTCACCGTTCTTCCTCACCCAGGCGTTCTTGCCGGACCTCGCCGAGACCGCGACGACGAAGTCACCCAGCCGGATCATCAACATCGGCTCGGTGGACGGTCTCAGCGTGCCCTCACTGCCCAACTACTCCTACGCGGCAAGCAAAGCCGGACTCCATCACCTCACCCGCGTCCTCGCCGTCGAATTGGGCCCCCGCAGCATCACCTGCAACACCGTCGCGCCCGGACCGTTCGCCACGAAGATGATGGCCCGGACGCTCGAGGAGCGCTCGGACGAGTTCATCGGGCAGACGCCCCTGGGCCGGCTCGGCGAACCAGACGACATCGCCGGGACGGTCGTGTATCTCAGTTCCCGCGCTGCCGGCTACGTCACCGGCGCTCTACTCACCGTCGACGGCGGTCTGTCACTCAACCGATGA
- a CDS encoding MFS transporter yields MNNEEPTPVDDSSSASAVGTQQAPAHGAVSLNPKKRRAAFIGAVCGHIFEWYDYAIYGFLAVYIGDNFFSSDDPAVNVISAFAVFALAFFIRPIGGVVFGPMADKIGRRKTLLIVLTLMSGGTVLMGLLPTAATIGVLAPALLILLRLVQGLSAGGELGTVNTFIAEYSPKGRRGASTSIISAAALVGLLLGAFVANGLSWALGEDAMTDWGWRIPFLFAGPLGLLAIYIRLKLEESPEFTALQKTDSTSKSPLKEALRHPRMLLLVFCAVTLMGSSIYLVMTYSTTYLTKVVDFEWGPTFVYVVVAGVIAVILAPISGHVGDRFARRRDYLVLTSVLLALATVWFFLAAPGSTPTTLIVPWIALAVSFALLLGSPLAMMSELLPVHLRSTGSAIGYNLSVAIFGGSAPFIASSLIAWTDNPSSPLWYFLLTAAVSIGGLLLVRKSDLHGEDK; encoded by the coding sequence ATGAACAACGAAGAGCCCACACCAGTCGATGACAGCAGCAGTGCGTCCGCGGTGGGCACGCAACAGGCGCCGGCCCACGGTGCAGTGTCCCTGAACCCCAAGAAGAGAAGGGCCGCGTTCATCGGGGCCGTTTGCGGACACATCTTCGAGTGGTACGACTACGCGATCTACGGCTTCCTCGCTGTGTACATCGGCGACAACTTCTTCAGCTCGGATGACCCTGCTGTCAACGTGATCAGCGCATTCGCCGTCTTCGCGCTGGCATTCTTCATCAGGCCGATCGGTGGAGTCGTCTTCGGACCGATGGCCGACAAGATCGGCCGGAGAAAGACGCTTCTCATAGTGCTCACCTTGATGAGCGGTGGAACCGTCCTGATGGGCCTGCTGCCGACCGCCGCTACCATCGGCGTTCTGGCCCCGGCGCTGCTCATCCTCCTGCGGTTGGTTCAAGGGCTCTCTGCGGGAGGGGAACTCGGAACTGTCAACACGTTCATCGCCGAGTATTCCCCGAAGGGCAGACGAGGGGCCTCCACCAGCATCATCTCCGCCGCCGCGCTCGTAGGCCTGTTGTTGGGCGCATTTGTCGCCAACGGACTGAGCTGGGCGTTGGGCGAGGATGCGATGACTGACTGGGGTTGGCGCATCCCATTCCTGTTCGCGGGCCCGCTCGGGCTGCTTGCAATCTATATCCGCCTGAAGCTGGAGGAGAGTCCTGAGTTCACTGCTCTCCAGAAGACCGACAGCACGTCCAAGTCGCCGTTGAAGGAAGCGCTGCGTCATCCGCGGATGCTGTTGCTGGTGTTCTGTGCGGTAACCCTCATGGGCTCGTCCATCTACCTGGTGATGACCTACTCGACAACGTATTTGACCAAAGTCGTGGACTTCGAATGGGGCCCCACATTCGTGTACGTCGTCGTCGCCGGGGTGATCGCCGTGATACTCGCCCCCATCAGCGGCCACGTCGGCGATCGTTTCGCACGCCGGCGCGACTATCTGGTATTGACGTCGGTGCTGCTCGCGCTTGCCACGGTGTGGTTCTTCCTGGCGGCACCTGGTTCCACACCCACGACGTTGATCGTGCCGTGGATCGCACTGGCGGTCTCCTTCGCGCTCCTACTCGGGAGTCCTTTGGCGATGATGAGCGAGCTTCTGCCGGTTCATCTGCGTTCTACGGGTTCGGCAATCGGGTATAACCTCTCGGTAGCCATATTCGGAGGCTCTGCCCCCTTCATCGCCTCGTCGCTCATCGCGTGGACGGACAATCCTTCGAGTCCGCTGTGGTACTTTCTACTCACCGCTGCGGTATCCATCGGCGGCCTCTTACTGGTGCGCAAATCTGACCTACATGGTGAAGATAAATAA
- a CDS encoding TetR/AcrR family transcriptional regulator: MITNQDQEAAVDAAMKILVAEDPWRDLPPTARLVVESALLSFADRGFHATTLKHIAAGSGLSTAALYVHFSSKDDLLYDISRRGHESALSIVEKAAALEPADHAFRTLVYVFGRWHAERHTVARVVQYQLNALTGVQAEKIGGIRKRTEQAVRRAVAAVSAAGDDDIDLRGLSAAVISLGIDVARWYEPGGRYTPDEVGRLQCRLAARLVQLGSHPR, encoded by the coding sequence ATGATCACCAACCAAGACCAGGAAGCCGCAGTGGACGCGGCAATGAAGATCCTTGTCGCAGAGGATCCATGGCGAGATCTACCGCCGACGGCGCGTCTGGTTGTTGAGTCGGCACTACTCTCGTTCGCCGACCGCGGTTTCCACGCCACGACGCTCAAACACATCGCGGCGGGATCGGGATTGAGCACCGCCGCGCTGTATGTGCACTTCAGTTCCAAGGACGATCTGCTCTACGACATCAGTCGCCGAGGTCACGAGAGTGCGCTGTCGATTGTCGAGAAGGCGGCCGCGCTCGAGCCCGCCGATCACGCCTTCCGCACGCTCGTCTACGTCTTCGGGCGATGGCACGCCGAGCGTCATACTGTCGCCCGGGTCGTCCAGTACCAGCTCAACGCCCTTACCGGTGTTCAGGCCGAAAAGATCGGGGGGATTCGCAAACGGACAGAGCAGGCGGTCCGTCGGGCAGTCGCCGCAGTGTCCGCCGCCGGCGACGACGACATCGACCTGCGGGGCCTCAGCGCCGCGGTCATCTCGCTCGGTATCGACGTCGCCCGCTGGTACGAGCCCGGCGGACGCTACACCCCCGACGAGGTCGGCCGGCTGCAGTGCAGGCTCGCAGCCCGCCTTGTGCAGCTGGGGTCACATCCGCGCTGA
- a CDS encoding SDR family NAD(P)-dependent oxidoreductase: protein MTNLTFDFTGRTVVVTGAGRGVGKAIGENFRTAGATVYLVDFDADAVEKAAHEIGAVGLTADVSKTDDVDAVVERVISDTGRLDVLVNNAGILRDAMLWKISDDDYEAVMAVHAGGTFRFTRAAVPHFRKQGGGRVINVTSFTGLRGNPGQSNYAMAKAGIIGFTKTAAKELARFGVTVNAISPNAQTRMIESVPADKLALLTEQIPMQRFADPSEMAAAVAFLAADEAAYITGVVLPVDGGISI from the coding sequence ATGACCAACCTGACCTTCGACTTCACCGGTCGAACCGTTGTCGTGACCGGAGCAGGCCGCGGCGTCGGCAAGGCGATCGGTGAGAACTTCCGAACCGCGGGCGCCACAGTCTATCTGGTTGATTTCGATGCGGACGCAGTCGAGAAGGCAGCTCACGAGATCGGCGCCGTGGGGCTCACCGCGGATGTCTCCAAGACGGACGACGTCGACGCGGTCGTCGAGCGGGTCATCTCCGACACCGGGCGTCTCGACGTTCTCGTCAACAACGCGGGCATCCTCCGCGACGCGATGCTGTGGAAGATCAGCGACGACGACTACGAGGCGGTGATGGCCGTACACGCCGGCGGCACCTTCCGGTTCACGCGCGCCGCCGTGCCGCATTTCCGCAAGCAGGGCGGCGGGAGGGTCATCAACGTCACCTCGTTCACGGGTCTGCGAGGCAATCCCGGACAGTCGAACTACGCCATGGCCAAAGCAGGGATCATCGGGTTCACCAAGACCGCCGCAAAGGAACTCGCCCGTTTCGGGGTCACCGTGAACGCGATCTCGCCGAATGCGCAGACCCGGATGATCGAGTCGGTTCCCGCTGACAAGCTCGCCCTCCTGACGGAGCAGATCCCGATGCAGCGTTTCGCAGATCCCTCCGAGATGGCAGCCGCAGTAGCGTTCCTCGCCGCCGACGAGGCCGCCTACATCACCGGCGTGGTCCTGCCCGTCGACGGCGGCATCTCCATCTGA
- a CDS encoding enoyl-CoA hydratase/isomerase family protein, producing MTALITEVSGHVAIMTLNRPEKHNAMNAEIFVKMAESFAAWANDPQVRSVIITGAGDKAFSAGADLGSVVPVLTRARPPENDYESTLIGTHPKVRDAAMLRTYFPKPIISAVNGFCLAGGTELIQGTDIRICVEGATFGLPEVKRAIIPAGGSLVRLTRQMPYARAMEVILTGDPFSADEALGCGFVNRVTTPDRLMDTAMEIAQRINENGPVAVAAAKRVMTETSGMTLDEAFLVENRAWDLVSSSDDAKEGPLAFIEKRPPIYTGK from the coding sequence ATGACGGCATTGATCACAGAGGTCAGCGGGCACGTGGCGATCATGACCTTGAACAGGCCAGAGAAGCACAACGCCATGAATGCGGAGATCTTCGTCAAGATGGCCGAGTCCTTCGCGGCGTGGGCGAACGACCCTCAGGTCAGGTCGGTGATCATCACCGGCGCGGGAGACAAGGCGTTCTCGGCCGGCGCCGATCTGGGGTCGGTTGTTCCGGTGTTGACCCGAGCACGGCCACCCGAGAACGACTATGAGTCCACCCTCATCGGCACCCACCCCAAGGTTCGAGACGCGGCGATGTTGCGTACCTACTTCCCCAAACCGATCATCTCGGCTGTGAACGGTTTCTGTCTGGCCGGTGGAACTGAACTGATTCAGGGCACCGATATCCGAATCTGCGTCGAGGGAGCAACTTTCGGTCTCCCTGAGGTGAAGCGGGCAATCATTCCGGCAGGCGGGTCGCTGGTTCGCCTCACACGTCAAATGCCCTATGCCAGAGCGATGGAAGTGATTCTCACCGGCGATCCTTTCTCGGCAGACGAAGCACTCGGTTGCGGCTTCGTGAACCGTGTGACGACGCCGGACCGGCTCATGGACACGGCCATGGAGATCGCGCAACGGATCAACGAGAACGGACCGGTCGCCGTGGCGGCGGCGAAGCGGGTCATGACCGAGACGTCGGGAATGACGCTGGACGAAGCCTTCTTGGTCGAGAACCGCGCCTGGGACCTCGTGAGTTCATCGGACGACGCCAAAGAAGGACCGTTGGCGTTCATCGAGAAACGGCCTCCGATCTACACCGGGAAGTGA